ATATAATGAGCTTGAACTTTTGACACGTGATCTATTTCAAGCTGAGTTTAATGTCTACATAGAAAGCTTTAGGGATGGACGTGATTTAGGGATAGATTTGCGTTTTGGTTCAACGGGAGACGACAAGACAGTCGTCCAAGTCAAGAGATATAAAGAGTGGAAAGATCTCAAGCAAAACCTGAAGCAAGAGGTTGAGAAGGTTCAGAGGCTTGCACCTCGTCGATATATGATATCCACATCTGTAGCTCTTTCCCCGGAGAATAAGGCTGAAATTATGCAGATGTTCTCACCCTATATCATTGATGCCGGTGATATCTATGGGCGAGATGACTTGAATAATCTTATAGGTAAACATAACAGTATAGAGCGTAAGTACTATAAGCTTTGGTTAGCGAGTGTCGATATATTACAAGCAATTGCGAATAGGGGCGTTGTCAATCGCTCAAAGTTCGAATTGGATCAGATTAGAGAGGAAATTGGGCTATATGTGCAAAATGATAGCTTTAGAGTGGCAGACGATATTCTAAAAGAACAGCGTTATGTGATCATTTCCGGTATTCCCGGTATTGGGAAAACGACATTGGCCAGAATGCTTTCTTATCATTTATTGGCTCAAGGATACGAAGAGTTTGTTTATGTTGCGGGAGATTTGGATGATGCCACAACTCTTTTTCAAGAGGGAAGAAAGCAAGTTTTCTTTTTCGATGATTTTCTGGGAGCGAATGTTTTTGAGCCGTCCGGAAAGGGGTTTGACAAGAGATTGATTGCCTTTATTGATGCAATTAGAAGAGCAAAGGATAAAGTACTTATCTTGACTACTCGAGAGTATATCCTATCTGAAGCTAAAAGTAAATACGAGGTCTTTAAAATACGAGACATAGACATTGCAAAGTGTACGGTTGATCTTTCCTCGTACTCGAGATATGTCAGGGCGAATATCCTCTATAATCATTTGGCTGAAGCTAATTTGCCAAATGATTATATTGAACAATTGTTAGCTAATAAGCAATATCGAAACCTAATTGACCATCCCAATTATAATCCTCGTATTATAGAGGCATATATAGATAATGGGGCATGGAAAAAATACCCTGCTGACCAATTTGTGACTAATTTTAAGCTCTTCTTTGATAAACCAATGATGGTCTGGGAGTATGCATTTACGGATCTTGATGTTAAAGCACGCTATGCGTTAATTGTACTAACGTCGATGGGAGATAAGGTGTTTCTAAAAGACTGGAAGAGCGCATTTTCTCATTTCTGTAAAGAAACATATTCTGATTTGGAACTAAAATGTGGTGATCATGAGTGGAGTAGAGTTTTAAGGATATTGGAAGATTGCTTTATTAGAACAAAAATGTATGATGGAGATATTATAGTTTCTCATTTTAATCCATCTGTACGTGATTTTATAGTTGCTTATCTGAACGACTTCAGAGAAATTCAGAGACTGTTGATCAAGTCCACACTCTACATGGAGCAGCTTTACACGATATTTAAGGTGTCTGATAAACCAAGTATATACAATTGTTTTTATGTTAATATAGAAAAGGATTTATGGGATAGTGTGATAGAGAGTTTTGAAAAAGTAGTGATAAATTCATCGTTATCTTGTGAGCTCTCTGTTTTTGGAGGACGAGTATACCGTAATCAGCATTGCAACAAAATATGGTTTTATTTGAACTTCTCATCTCATTACCGACGGTTACTTGAAGTAAATAAAGGCCTTTTTGAGAAGCACTTTGAACTCAAAGATGTTTTTGATAAAAAAATATCATTTTCTCATAGAACGACCTTTGTGGCAATGCTGGACTGGCAAATACTCTCTGTTGATTTGAATAAAGTTGTAGATCGTCTTATAGAAGAGATTGCATCTACTGAAGATTGCCGAGACTTATTGGAGATGCTTACAGAATTAGGGCTTAATGAAAGACTCAAGGATCAGGAGTTATTGGCTTCCATAGAGACAATTATATCTTGTGAAATAGATAGTATTTCAAAGACTGAAGAAATTGATGAGGTATCTTCTCTTCTTGATGATATAGATAAATTCCTGCCACTGGATAATTTTAACTGTAATTTTCTTGAGTGGTTAGGAGAAGTTCAGGAGGCTCTTAAAGAATATGAGGGGGATTACGAAGATGATGGGTATGATCGAGAGTTTACCAGATATGATGGAGGTAATGATGATATAAGTATCAATGAAATGATGAGCAGTCTTAGGGTTAAGTAATCTTTGGGTCATTTACGTGTTGTGTTTTATATCCTATATCTTGGGATAATTGATCTTTTCTAATTATTTCTTGGCTAAGAGCTTAAAATTGGATTAACATTCGACTGTAATCGACGATAATCGACTGGTGCGGTATTGGGGTGTATTATCTTTGTGTTCGCTTTGATGTAGCGACATCGGAGAGGATCCTCATGTAATTGATTGTGCTCAGGTGATAGGTAAAAAGCCATCACGCATCATGCGTGATGGCTTTTATTTATGAGAGGATGATGTGTTTATTGTTTTGAGAGAGCCTCTGTCACGCCTTCGATGATCGGTGTGGTAGAGATTGGTGTTCCGACAGCATTTTGCATCCATTGGTTGGGAATGATCCTACCGATGGTGAACATTCGCTCAACTTCGGTTGCTAGTGGACGGCCTTCCATATAGCGTTGGATCTGATAGCTGATCAAGTGCCCGATGGCGTAGTTGGGCAGATAGATGGGGTATACCAGCATGTGCGAATAGATGGCGAGGAGCGTTTCGTCCTTGCCACCGAGGATGCCTGCGTAGTACTTGTTCCACACTGATTTTGCGATGTCGAGGACCGCGTCACGAAGTTCGCCTGCTGTCGCATCCGGATGTGCGTAAAGCCATTGCCATACTTGTATATCTACGAGTGACACGCCCATGATCTCGTAACAGCTCCAGAAGACATCAAGGCTGACGGCATCGAGGTTGTCTGTACTCTGATAGCCAAGGAGTTGGAGGTCACGGGCTTGGAAGAGGAAGGCGAGGGCTTCGGTAAAGCCTGTGTTGGGTACGCCACTGAGCATGTAGTGGTCGACATCGTTCATAGAGAGTGTTTGTTCGACATTGTGCCCAAACTCGTGTATGGCGATGTTGTAACCCTTGTAGTCCATCCCCTTGTCAGAGATACGTGTGCGCAGACGAGCGACATCTCCTCTCATCTGTGATCCCATGGCATGACCTGCACCACGAGACGGATCTACCTCGATGAGGGAGGCGATCTGTCGGGCACGTTCGGGTGTCCAGCCGAGTTTGATGAGGATATAGGGCAGATCGTCTTTGAGGGCTTGTGGTGTGGGGTACTTCCTTGCTGTTTCGGCAGAGAGCTTCACTTCATTTACAGAACTACGAGCCTTGAAGCCGTCGTACCAGATGTCGAATGGCTCAAGTGATCGGCCAAGTTTCCTTGAAATATGTGCAGCAACATCCTTGACGACAGGATGGGTGAGGAGGGTGTCAAAGAGTTTCACTACATCATCGAGCATCATCTCCATCTCCAAGTCTATGGCTCGTTCGATCTGTGTAGGATAGTGTGGTGAATAAGCATCGAGACGGCGTGCGATCTTGAACAACTCCAAGAGGTGAGCGTAGCGTACATCGGGCTCTCTTGTGGCGTCCGTAAGAACTTCGTCCCCCTTATAAACCTTGTTGGTATAAGGATCCCAAGTGACTTCGTTATTATTGATGACGATTTGTGGGATGCTTTGGTCGATGATGTGCTTCATGACCTCGTAGATCATGCGTTGTTTGGTGAGTCCTTGTTGGCTGTCCGAGTAGTTGGACTTGAGTTCGTCTCTCAAACCCCAGTGAGAGATGAGGTGCATATCTTCGGGAAAGAAGCGGTTGCCCTTCTCATCGACGAGATTGCCCATCATGATGTTGTAGTCAGCAATATAGGTGTCATTGGCAGTCAGTGAGGTGGACATGGCTTGGCGCAGGTCCGCAGGGACTCTCGATATGAAACGGTCACCCATACGTGCATAAGCCCATTCTTGGCGTGACCAACTGTCACCTTTGGCTGTCTTCTCCGCAAGAGTATAGTGTGGGAAGTTGAGCGCAGTGATGAAGGCTATCTTGTTTGCGAAAAGATCCTCGTCGAGGTGGGCTTTCACATCATAAGCTCCGAAGAGCATATCCACTTCTGTCAAGGCCGGACCGGTGACATGGAGTGGCATCTTGAGACGCGAGTCGATCTTATGGAAGTGGCCGTTGAGGGTCTCGAAGTTGCGTTCGAGAGTCTCGTAAAGTGTGCCGAGGGCTGAAGGATCGTCGACAAACCTATCGAGACAGAACTTCTCGAAGTCCTCTGCCGAACCATCCTTCTCGATCCAAAGGTGTGCGACTTGTTTCACCCCTCGTTCGATACGGAATGTTTGGGCTTCGCCAAACTTCTCTTTGAGTGCACTTATGGTGCCGGAGACTTGGGCGTCTGAGATGAAGCGTTCGGGTGTCATATCAGCCTTTTGTTTGGAGGGCGCCGTACAAGCTGATAAAAGCAGACTTGTGACGGTGACAAGGAGTAAGTAAAC
This is a stretch of genomic DNA from Porphyromonas cangingivalis. It encodes these proteins:
- a CDS encoding restriction endonuclease; this encodes MTNYDFQILQYNELELLTRDLFQAEFNVYIESFRDGRDLGIDLRFGSTGDDKTVVQVKRYKEWKDLKQNLKQEVEKVQRLAPRRYMISTSVALSPENKAEIMQMFSPYIIDAGDIYGRDDLNNLIGKHNSIERKYYKLWLASVDILQAIANRGVVNRSKFELDQIREEIGLYVQNDSFRVADDILKEQRYVIISGIPGIGKTTLARMLSYHLLAQGYEEFVYVAGDLDDATTLFQEGRKQVFFFDDFLGANVFEPSGKGFDKRLIAFIDAIRRAKDKVLILTTREYILSEAKSKYEVFKIRDIDIAKCTVDLSSYSRYVRANILYNHLAEANLPNDYIEQLLANKQYRNLIDHPNYNPRIIEAYIDNGAWKKYPADQFVTNFKLFFDKPMMVWEYAFTDLDVKARYALIVLTSMGDKVFLKDWKSAFSHFCKETYSDLELKCGDHEWSRVLRILEDCFIRTKMYDGDIIVSHFNPSVRDFIVAYLNDFREIQRLLIKSTLYMEQLYTIFKVSDKPSIYNCFYVNIEKDLWDSVIESFEKVVINSSLSCELSVFGGRVYRNQHCNKIWFYLNFSSHYRRLLEVNKGLFEKHFELKDVFDKKISFSHRTTFVAMLDWQILSVDLNKVVDRLIEEIASTEDCRDLLEMLTELGLNERLKDQELLASIETIISCEIDSISKTEEIDEVSSLLDDIDKFLPLDNFNCNFLEWLGEVQEALKEYEGDYEDDGYDREFTRYDGGNDDISINEMMSSLRVK